A single Tachypleus tridentatus isolate NWPU-2018 chromosome 9, ASM421037v1, whole genome shotgun sequence DNA region contains:
- the LOC143227514 gene encoding protein FAM200C-like: protein MSKKRKWNDEYVKFGFTCTTEKDGTQRPQCILCSTLFSNANLKPSKLDEHFQNKHGGRDAGNDIVTLRVKRARFDQVGTLPTYGFSPTEKPLLRASYEVAYQIAKSKKPHTIGEELIKPCALEMAKIVLRKEAEKKLQQVSLSNDVIHNRIIDMSVDILEQVVADIKASPVKISLQVDESTDTTAQAIDVLNKIQEFFSRNELHLDKIGSICTDGAPAMLGNRSGFAALMRKEVPNLKITHCFLHRHSLAAKTLPPDLKKTLDICVKVVNFIRSRALNHRLFQSLCEEMGQEHTVLLYHTEVR from the exons ATGTCGAAGAAACGAAAGTGGAATGACGAATATGTCAAGTTTGGTTTCACCTGTACTACAGAGAAGGATGGGACACAACGTCCACAGTGTATCCTGTGCAGCACACTCTTCTCCAATGCGAACTTGAAGCCCTCAAAGCTTGATGAACATTTCCAGAACAAACATGGTGGCAGGGATGCAGGAAATGACATTGTGACATTAAGGGTCAAAAGAGctaggtttgatcaggttggcacATTGCCGACTTATGGATTTTCGCCAACAGAGAAACCTTTACTGCGTGCTTCTTATGAAGTTGCATACCAGATtgctaaatcaaagaaaccccaTACAATTGGTGAGGAACTGATCAAGCCATGTGCCCTTGAAATGGCAAAGATTGTTCTCCGCAAGGAAGCTGAGAAGAAACTCCAACAAGTGTCTTTGTCAAATGATGTAATCCATAACCGAATCATCGACATGAGTGTTGACATCCTGGAACAAGTTGTAGCTGACATCAAGGCTAGTCCAGTTAAGATTAGCCTACaagtggatgaatcaacagat ACAACTGCACAAGCTATAGATGtgcttaacaaaatacaagaatttttctcaAGAAACGAACTTCACCTTGACAAAATTGGTTCAATATGTACAGATGGTGCACCAGCAATGCTGGGCAATCGTTCTGGGTTTGCTGCATTAATGAGGAAAGAAGTTCCTAATCTGAAAATCACTCACTGCTTTCTTCATCGTCACTCTCTTGCAGCAAAGACATTGCCCCCAGATCTCAAGAAAACTCTGGATATTTGTGTCAAGGTTGTAAACTTTATTCGCAGCCGAGCTTTGAATCATCGATTGTTTCAGTCACTTTGTGAGGAAATGGGTCAGGAACACACTGTTCTTTTGTACCACACTGAAGTGAGGTGA